Proteins encoded together in one Nostoc sp. PCC 7524 window:
- a CDS encoding ABC transporter ATP-binding protein — MKQSRRIAKLGAYLRPHWRDATFGILALLSVNGLGVYIPWLIRACVDEIANNFSWYEILRYVVVIILLSSAMWLIRMASRLWIFGVGRQVEFDLKQRIFEHLLKLEPAYFATNTIGDLISRATSDVDNVRRLLGFAVLSLANTVFAYALTLPVMLAININLTLASLAVYPLMFVLVHLFSDRLRQQQAVVQEKLSDISELIQEDVSGIALIKIYAQEENERRAFAQKNQQLLGANLALAKSRNTLFPLIGGLAGLSSLIIIWLGTTQIAAGTLAVGDFLALLIYVERLVFPTALLGFTITAYQRGEVSIDRLEAILSVTPKIQDDRGAIYLPIVQVRGELSAKNLSFTYPGATTPALDQVNFRIKPGETVAIVGAIGSGKSTLANALPRLLDIAPGQLFLDGVDITQIALADLRYAIAYVPQDSFLFSTTIKNNIRYGDPISEQENVEQVAKLAQIHPEVINFPQQYETIVGERGITLSGGQRQRTALARALLVNAPVLILDDALSSVDNQTATQILKNLSGGTERKTVVFITHQLSAAAAADRILVMDKGKIVQTGNHVQLLQKPGLYRNLWSQHQVEELLR, encoded by the coding sequence ATGAAACAATCTCGACGAATTGCTAAACTTGGTGCTTACCTCCGTCCCCATTGGCGAGATGCCACTTTCGGCATTTTGGCTTTGTTGTCTGTGAATGGACTAGGGGTTTATATTCCCTGGTTAATTCGCGCTTGCGTTGACGAAATTGCCAATAATTTTAGCTGGTATGAAATACTACGTTATGTAGTAGTGATTATTTTACTCAGTTCTGCTATGTGGCTAATCCGCATGGCTTCGCGACTGTGGATATTTGGCGTAGGACGGCAAGTAGAATTTGACCTCAAACAAAGAATTTTTGAGCATTTACTGAAGCTGGAACCTGCTTATTTTGCGACTAATACCATTGGGGACTTAATTAGCAGGGCTACCAGTGATGTAGATAATGTGAGGCGGTTGTTAGGTTTTGCCGTCTTAAGTTTGGCCAATACGGTGTTTGCTTACGCTCTTACACTACCAGTCATGCTAGCCATTAACATCAATCTCACACTAGCCTCCTTAGCAGTGTATCCCTTGATGTTTGTATTAGTACATTTGTTTAGCGATCGCTTACGTCAACAACAGGCAGTAGTACAAGAAAAACTTTCTGATATTAGTGAACTCATTCAAGAAGATGTCAGTGGCATAGCGTTGATTAAAATCTACGCCCAAGAAGAAAATGAGCGTCGAGCTTTTGCTCAAAAAAATCAACAGCTATTAGGGGCTAACTTGGCACTAGCAAAAAGCCGGAATACCCTATTTCCGCTCATTGGTGGTTTAGCTGGTTTGAGTTCACTAATTATTATCTGGTTGGGAACAACACAGATTGCGGCGGGAACTCTGGCTGTTGGGGATTTTTTGGCATTGCTCATCTATGTAGAGCGGTTAGTTTTCCCTACCGCCTTGTTAGGATTTACCATTACCGCTTACCAACGGGGAGAAGTAAGTATAGATCGCTTAGAAGCTATTCTCAGTGTCACCCCCAAAATTCAAGATGATAGAGGTGCGATATATCTACCGATAGTGCAGGTAAGGGGGGAACTGTCAGCGAAAAATCTCAGTTTCACTTATCCTGGTGCGACTACTCCGGCTCTAGATCAAGTTAACTTTAGAATTAAGCCAGGGGAAACAGTGGCAATTGTCGGTGCCATCGGTTCAGGAAAGTCTACCTTAGCCAATGCCTTACCCCGCTTATTGGATATTGCCCCAGGACAGTTGTTTTTAGATGGGGTAGATATTACCCAGATTGCCTTAGCAGATTTACGTTATGCGATCGCCTACGTACCTCAAGATAGCTTTTTATTTAGCACCACCATCAAAAATAATATTCGCTATGGTGATCCCATCAGCGAACAAGAAAATGTAGAGCAGGTAGCTAAATTAGCCCAAATTCACCCAGAAGTGATTAATTTTCCGCAACAATACGAAACTATAGTCGGTGAACGGGGAATTACGCTTTCTGGTGGACAACGGCAACGTACTGCTTTAGCTAGAGCCTTGTTAGTCAATGCGCCGGTGTTAATCTTAGATGATGCCCTCTCTAGTGTAGATAATCAAACCGCTACCCAAATCCTCAAAAATCTCTCTGGTGGTACAGAACGCAAAACAGTAGTTTTTATTACTCATCAACTTTCGGCTGCGGCCGCAGCTGATCGGATTTTGGTGATGGATAAAGGTAAAATTGTGCAAACTGGAAATCATGTACAGTTATTACAAAAACCTGGACTGTACAGAAATTTGTGGAGCCAACATCAGGTAGAAGAATTACTACGCTAG
- a CDS encoding sensor histidine kinase, translating into MLDLIHNFLADGLFIPHGHCYLWKPGLVGLHILSDSLIALAYYSIPITIVYFVQKREDFPFKWILLLFGAFIVSCGTTHVMEIWTLWHPTYWLSGLMKAITAFISVYTAIILVPIIPQALALPSPAQLEVANNQLKAEIVERKTAEAALLQIKTELETIVENRTAQLKQAMLQSLATATKAQEQARKLEKALKELATTQAQLVQTEKMSSLGQLVAGVAHEINNPINFIYGNIHFTNEYTQDLLKLLLLYQKSYPQPVSAIQDYQKEVDIDFVADDLQKLLASIKMGAERIREIVLSLRNFSRLDESELKQVDIHEGINNTLLLLQNRLKFQGKHPDIQVIKEYGNLPHIDCYPGQLNQVFMNVLANAIDALEETLVKNIKPLTTPQIHIRTEVLDSNQVMIRIADNGCGMTEEVRQKIFDPFFTTKPVGSGKGLGMSISYQLIEKHGGNLKCNSSLLQGTEFLIQIPTQLKKAGGRRQEAEGRRFCLEGDSDPS; encoded by the coding sequence ATGTTGGATTTAATACATAATTTCTTAGCAGACGGCTTATTTATCCCCCACGGACATTGTTACCTCTGGAAGCCTGGGTTAGTGGGGTTACACATCTTATCAGACTCTCTCATTGCTCTGGCTTATTATTCAATTCCCATCACCATAGTTTATTTTGTCCAAAAACGAGAAGATTTTCCATTTAAATGGATACTCCTCTTATTTGGAGCCTTCATTGTTTCCTGTGGTACAACCCATGTCATGGAAATTTGGACACTTTGGCATCCAACTTACTGGCTATCTGGCTTGATGAAAGCTATTACTGCTTTTATCTCCGTTTATACAGCAATTATTTTAGTACCAATAATTCCCCAGGCGCTAGCTTTACCGAGTCCAGCACAATTAGAGGTAGCTAACAATCAATTAAAAGCGGAAATCGTTGAAAGAAAAACAGCAGAAGCAGCTCTTTTACAAATCAAAACCGAATTAGAAACTATAGTTGAGAATCGCACGGCTCAATTAAAACAAGCGATGTTGCAATCTTTGGCTACTGCTACCAAAGCTCAAGAACAAGCAAGAAAATTAGAAAAAGCCCTCAAAGAATTAGCAACTACACAAGCTCAACTGGTGCAAACCGAAAAAATGTCTTCTTTGGGACAATTAGTCGCAGGTGTTGCCCATGAAATTAATAATCCCATTAACTTTATTTATGGAAATATCCACTTCACGAACGAATATACTCAAGATTTATTAAAATTACTGCTCCTTTACCAAAAGTCTTATCCCCAACCAGTATCAGCTATTCAAGATTATCAGAAAGAAGTTGACATTGATTTTGTAGCAGATGATTTGCAGAAACTTTTAGCTTCTATCAAAATGGGAGCCGAACGCATCCGTGAAATTGTTTTATCTTTACGCAATTTCTCACGCCTAGATGAATCAGAATTGAAACAAGTAGATATTCATGAAGGCATTAATAATACACTTTTGCTATTACAAAACCGCTTAAAATTTCAAGGTAAGCATCCAGACATTCAAGTTATTAAAGAATATGGTAATTTACCTCATATCGATTGTTATCCTGGACAACTAAATCAAGTATTTATGAATGTTCTGGCTAATGCTATTGATGCTTTAGAAGAGACATTAGTCAAAAATATCAAACCATTAACTACACCACAGATTCATATTCGCACAGAAGTTTTAGATAGTAACCAAGTCATGATTCGCATTGCTGACAACGGTTGTGGCATGACGGAAGAGGTGAGACAAAAAATCTTTGATCCATTCTTTACTACTAAACCTGTCGGTTCAGGTAAGGGTTTAGGAATGTCAATTAGCTACCAACTGATAGAAAAGCATGGTGGCAACCTGAAATGCAATTCTTCTCTACTTCAAGGTACAGAGTTTTTGATTCAAATTCCAACTCAGTTGAAGAAGGCAGGAGGCAGGAGGCAGGAGGCAGAGGGCAGAAGGTTTTGTTTAGAAGGGGATTCCGACCCCTCCTAA
- a CDS encoding HupE/UreJ family protein codes for MLNISKSPAVSLQHRHLGAIAALILISLLSSWSGLSLHHVIANGWDGLLWGIADPVLSLVSLSSIVAIGLLSAGVVQGLLITTVFLVSAILGILLHLSQINLPGAEMTVSLASIACGAILIMPHQLHWLIIAMVGAIAGCFQGYVNAQSLIGVEIIPILTYILGTVLTLYAVALSAKEITIKNALPQVNCWLGWAFCGIGIVLSRHVTHQ; via the coding sequence ATGCTGAATATATCAAAATCTCCTGCTGTCAGTTTACAGCATCGTCATCTGGGAGCGATCGCTGCGCTCATCTTAATTAGTCTATTAAGTTCCTGGAGTGGATTATCACTTCACCATGTTATTGCTAATGGGTGGGATGGTTTGTTATGGGGAATTGCAGATCCAGTTTTAAGTTTGGTAAGTCTGTCTAGTATCGTAGCAATTGGCTTACTTTCTGCTGGGGTTGTTCAAGGTTTGCTAATCACGACTGTTTTTCTAGTGTCAGCAATTTTGGGCATATTATTGCATCTATCACAGATCAATTTACCAGGTGCAGAGATGACAGTGAGCCTTGCTAGTATTGCCTGTGGTGCGATATTGATCATGCCTCATCAACTACACTGGCTAATCATTGCTATGGTAGGAGCGATCGCTGGCTGTTTTCAAGGTTACGTTAATGCCCAATCTCTCATCGGAGTCGAAATCATCCCCATACTAACCTACATATTAGGCACAGTTTTGACTTTGTATGCAGTTGCCTTAAGTGCTAAAGAAATCACAATTAAAAATGCTTTACCTCAAGTCAATTGCTGGTTAGGTTGGGCTTTCTGTGGAATTGGGATTGTGTTATCGCGTCACGTAACGCACCAGTAA
- a CDS encoding sugar transferase, with amino-acid sequence MYQTPSPRVLQGTTYKDWELSFTEHPSVESKFKRGLDILGSLVGLLILAIVFIPIAIAIKLDSPGPILFSQERYGLQGRVFRIWKFRSMVNDAENLKSLVDNEADGFVFKNKNDFRVTKVGRFLRSSSLDELPQFWNVLMGDMSLVGTRPPTADEVAKYNNRHWQRLNVKPGLTGEWQVNGRSHVKDFEKIVDLDLQYQSNWHPLYDLQVIVKTIYVIFGKIGAF; translated from the coding sequence ATGTATCAAACACCCTCACCAAGAGTATTGCAAGGTACTACTTACAAAGACTGGGAACTAAGTTTTACAGAACATCCCTCAGTAGAGTCGAAATTTAAACGTGGGTTGGATATTTTAGGAAGTCTGGTAGGACTGTTAATTTTGGCTATTGTGTTTATCCCGATCGCGATCGCCATTAAACTAGATAGTCCAGGACCGATTCTTTTCTCTCAAGAACGTTATGGCCTTCAAGGCCGTGTCTTTCGGATTTGGAAATTTCGCTCGATGGTCAATGATGCGGAGAACCTGAAATCTTTAGTAGATAACGAAGCAGATGGATTTGTCTTTAAAAATAAAAACGACTTTCGTGTCACCAAGGTAGGACGCTTTTTAAGAAGCAGCAGTTTGGACGAATTACCCCAGTTTTGGAATGTGTTGATGGGCGATATGAGTTTAGTAGGAACACGTCCGCCTACTGCTGATGAAGTGGCAAAATATAATAACCGTCACTGGCAACGTTTAAATGTCAAGCCTGGATTAACTGGTGAATGGCAAGTTAATGGACGTTCTCACGTCAAAGATTTTGAAAAAATAGTTGATTTAGACTTACAATATCAAAGCAATTGGCATCCACTATATGATTTACAAGTGATTGTCAAAACAATCTATGTCATTTTTGGCAAAATTGGTGCTTTCTAA
- the surE gene encoding 5'/3'-nucleotidase SurE, whose amino-acid sequence MTIILTNDDGIDAPGIKALLQAVNGKNVIIAAPKHHQSGCGHQVTTTRPINLKRRSNFEYAIAGTPADCIRIAVAQICQDAKFVLSGINAGGNLGVDAYISGTVAAVREAAMHGIPGIAISHYRKAKLNFDWDFAAKLTAEVLADLLHRPLEPGCFWNVNLPHLQPGEPEPEMVFCQPCTKPLPLNFRIDGDDFYYVGEYGKRERTPGSDVDVCFSGKIAVTQLRV is encoded by the coding sequence ATGACTATAATCCTCACTAACGATGACGGTATTGACGCGCCTGGCATCAAAGCTTTACTTCAGGCTGTCAACGGTAAAAATGTCATTATTGCTGCACCCAAACATCATCAATCTGGTTGTGGACATCAAGTTACTACCACTCGTCCCATTAACTTGAAGCGACGTTCTAATTTTGAGTATGCGATCGCCGGTACTCCCGCCGATTGTATTAGAATTGCTGTCGCACAAATTTGCCAAGATGCCAAATTTGTCTTGTCGGGTATTAACGCCGGCGGTAACTTGGGAGTTGATGCTTATATTTCTGGTACTGTTGCGGCTGTGAGAGAAGCAGCCATGCACGGTATCCCAGGTATTGCTATTTCTCACTATCGCAAAGCCAAACTCAATTTTGATTGGGACTTTGCAGCTAAATTAACGGCTGAAGTGTTAGCCGATTTACTTCACCGTCCCCTAGAACCGGGATGCTTTTGGAATGTCAATTTACCCCATCTACAACCAGGAGAACCAGAACCTGAGATGGTTTTCTGTCAACCTTGTACCAAACCTTTACCACTCAACTTTCGCATTGATGGTGACGATTTTTATTATGTGGGGGAATATGGCAAACGGGAACGGACACCAGGAAGTGATGTAGATGTTTGTTTTTCTGGGAAGATAGCCGTCACACAATTAAGGGTATAG
- a CDS encoding M48 family metallopeptidase, translating into MTRKKFTGLKTEFYEHPFDHKALVTLERTPVLPMLLKKINEYGIDKLLRMQTTGSEFKVTPRNFPNLHNAFEEACNILDVVPIPELFLFRGTGYIKAYAIGVEKPVVGINLEGMEWLSHDELLFVFGHEVARIKGKYLAYQQMAHVMPAVKNLISTTTLGMGGIAANGLEIALYNWMMMAKFTADRAGLLACQDQDVAITALMKLGGLPQEYLNEDTINDFVLQARAFEFNNLDSLGQFAKTFSFMEHLLPWMVMRASEVLKWVESGDYENLLQGKAPDTQQAENQQDDEDWNFLTAWDTTEQS; encoded by the coding sequence ATGACCAGAAAAAAATTTACAGGCTTAAAAACCGAGTTTTATGAGCATCCATTTGACCACAAGGCACTGGTAACTCTAGAAAGAACCCCAGTTCTGCCTATGTTGCTGAAGAAAATCAATGAATATGGTATTGATAAATTACTGCGGATGCAAACAACAGGTAGTGAATTTAAAGTCACACCTCGTAATTTTCCCAACCTCCATAATGCTTTTGAGGAAGCCTGTAACATTCTTGATGTTGTTCCTATCCCCGAACTATTTCTGTTTCGTGGTACAGGATACATTAAAGCCTACGCTATTGGTGTGGAAAAGCCAGTAGTGGGGATCAATCTAGAAGGGATGGAATGGCTATCTCACGATGAGCTACTGTTTGTGTTTGGACATGAAGTTGCACGTATTAAAGGTAAGTATTTGGCATACCAACAGATGGCTCATGTTATGCCTGCTGTGAAAAATTTGATCAGCACTACAACACTGGGTATGGGTGGAATAGCAGCCAATGGGTTGGAAATTGCTTTATACAATTGGATGATGATGGCTAAATTTACAGCTGATAGGGCTGGTTTATTGGCTTGTCAAGATCAAGATGTGGCTATTACTGCCTTAATGAAATTGGGCGGATTACCACAAGAATATTTGAACGAGGACACAATCAATGATTTTGTGTTGCAAGCCAGAGCTTTTGAATTTAATAATCTTGATAGTTTAGGTCAATTTGCTAAGACTTTTAGCTTTATGGAACATCTTCTGCCCTGGATGGTGATGCGAGCCTCGGAAGTTTTAAAGTGGGTAGAATCCGGTGACTATGAAAATTTACTACAAGGAAAAGCACCAGATACTCAACAAGCTGAAAATCAGCAAGATGACGAAGACTGGAACTTTTTAACTGCTTGGGATACAACCGAGCAAAGTTAG
- a CDS encoding ZIP family metal transporter has protein sequence MELSPASVAAIFLAGGATFAGALPVLFLRRISDRLTTALLGFGGGVMLAATAFSLLIPGIEAATQSYGAKPLVALVMLLGISSGSVLLSLVHQYAPHEHFIKGVDGGKAGRLARVWLFIIAIALHNFPEGLAVGVSFGSENVQTGMITALGIGLQNFPEGLIVAMSLVAEGYTVGYALWVSFLTATIEPVASFIGLGVVSVARASLPWALTFAAGAMLFVICDEIIPESNRRGRENEGTIGIIAGFTLLVVLTILFGE, from the coding sequence ATGGAATTATCACCAGCGAGTGTGGCTGCGATTTTTTTGGCCGGTGGCGCAACATTTGCCGGAGCGTTGCCTGTATTATTTTTAAGGCGGATTAGCGATCGCCTGACAACAGCCCTGTTGGGCTTTGGTGGCGGGGTAATGTTGGCAGCAACAGCGTTTTCGTTATTAATCCCTGGAATTGAGGCAGCAACTCAAAGCTATGGAGCAAAGCCTTTAGTCGCCCTAGTGATGCTATTGGGAATTAGCTCAGGAAGTGTGCTTTTATCGCTAGTGCATCAGTATGCACCCCACGAACATTTTATTAAGGGAGTCGATGGCGGTAAGGCTGGACGTTTAGCGCGGGTGTGGCTATTTATCATTGCGATCGCCTTGCATAACTTCCCGGAAGGCTTGGCTGTAGGCGTGAGTTTTGGTAGTGAAAATGTCCAGACAGGAATGATTACCGCCTTGGGGATTGGTTTACAGAACTTTCCCGAAGGCTTGATTGTGGCGATGTCCTTAGTGGCAGAAGGGTATACAGTCGGCTATGCGTTGTGGGTAAGTTTTCTCACCGCAACGATTGAGCCAGTTGCTAGCTTCATTGGATTAGGCGTTGTGAGCGTAGCACGGGCATCTCTACCTTGGGCGTTAACTTTTGCCGCAGGTGCAATGCTGTTTGTCATTTGCGACGAAATCATCCCAGAATCCAATCGTCGGGGACGGGAGAATGAGGGTACTATCGGGATTATCGCTGGGTTTACGCTGTTGGTCGTGCTAACAATCTTATTTGGCGAGTAA